One part of the Pirellulaceae bacterium genome encodes these proteins:
- a CDS encoding DUF456 domain-containing protein yields MQWTLDLLLLATLSLAAIIGLAITVLGMPGNWLVVALGAGCFLLSTPERAEHVGLWPLLALVAVAGLGELLELAASALGASRLGASKRATMLAIVGSIGGAIVGLFAGAIIPIPVVGSVLGSLLLGGAGAAVGAVSGERWAGKSWDESLHVGHAAFWGRLLGTVGKVICGTVTCGIFLAAIWS; encoded by the coding sequence ATGCAGTGGACACTCGATTTGCTTCTGTTAGCTACATTGTCGCTAGCCGCCATCATAGGTTTGGCCATCACGGTCTTGGGAATGCCGGGTAACTGGCTGGTTGTCGCGCTGGGAGCAGGCTGCTTCCTCCTAAGTACTCCCGAGCGAGCCGAGCATGTTGGCCTGTGGCCGCTACTCGCTTTGGTGGCGGTGGCAGGATTGGGGGAATTGCTGGAATTGGCCGCTAGCGCGCTGGGGGCTAGTCGCCTCGGTGCCAGCAAACGAGCGACCATGCTAGCAATTGTCGGGTCGATTGGCGGCGCGATTGTGGGGTTATTTGCCGGTGCTATCATTCCGATTCCCGTCGTCGGCTCGGTTCTCGGATCGCTGTTGCTAGGCGGTGCCGGCGCGGCGGTGGGAGCGGTGAGCGGCGAGCGGTGGGCCGGAAAGAGTTGGGATGAGAGTCTGCATGTTGGTCACGCTGCCTTTTGGGGACGTTTGCTGGGCACCGTCGGCAAAGTCATATGCGGAACCGTGACCTGCGGGATATTCCTAGCCGCCATTTGGAGTTGA
- a CDS encoding glycosyltransferase family protein: MSSLQSELSRGWKIHQQQRPAEAEQIYRRVIALQPNDANAWCYLGIALHDQRHYQQAVESYQRALQLQSKFPIALNNLGNSLRYVGQFEEADQCFQKAITLQPNYFNAYKNRGTLHAWNGNLDLALQYYGQALELSPQDAELHRNLGVIYLLQGRFAEGWTQYRWRWRVGDLNRLPSIPVWDGTHPSGKAILLTAEQGLGDTLQFVRFAEILRQRGAKTLIHCQAALMALLQNNANLGPVYPNNLAVPQPMDVQCSLLDVADLLQLDLPTIPGMAGYIQPTQNLRQYWQATLPKSPGQFRIGIAWQGNPDHQADLYRSCPLSEFEAIARIDGVQLVSLQKGFGSQQLDQWRGPPIMRLDDSTDTSSGAFMDTAAIMQSLDLVITSDTAIAHLGGALGVPTWIVLSFVPDWRWLLQRSDSPWYPSVRLFRQPSAGDWTNVFAAVERALVDVLKSARSLKGNP; this comes from the coding sequence ATGTCGTCACTGCAATCTGAACTAAGCCGCGGCTGGAAAATTCACCAACAACAGCGGCCGGCTGAAGCCGAACAGATTTACCGACGCGTGATCGCGCTGCAGCCCAACGACGCTAACGCGTGGTGCTACCTGGGTATTGCACTGCACGATCAGCGGCACTATCAGCAGGCCGTTGAGTCCTATCAGCGCGCCCTGCAGCTTCAGTCAAAATTCCCCATTGCACTCAATAATCTGGGCAATAGCCTGCGGTATGTCGGCCAATTTGAAGAAGCCGACCAATGTTTTCAGAAGGCTATTACGCTTCAACCCAATTATTTCAACGCCTATAAAAATCGTGGCACGCTCCATGCTTGGAATGGGAACCTGGATCTGGCGCTCCAATACTATGGCCAAGCACTGGAGCTGAGTCCGCAGGACGCGGAGCTGCATCGCAATTTGGGGGTGATCTACCTGCTGCAAGGGCGGTTCGCTGAGGGATGGACCCAATACCGCTGGCGTTGGCGCGTCGGTGATCTGAACCGCCTACCATCCATCCCCGTTTGGGACGGTACGCACCCCAGCGGCAAAGCGATTCTCTTGACCGCCGAGCAGGGTTTGGGCGACACCTTGCAATTCGTTCGATTTGCAGAGATTCTACGGCAGCGGGGTGCCAAGACGCTGATTCACTGTCAAGCAGCATTGATGGCCCTGCTGCAAAACAATGCCAACCTGGGACCGGTTTATCCCAACAATTTAGCGGTTCCCCAGCCAATGGACGTACAATGCTCGCTGCTGGATGTCGCCGACTTGCTACAGCTCGATTTGCCCACGATACCCGGCATGGCTGGCTACATTCAGCCGACACAGAACCTACGTCAGTACTGGCAGGCTACTCTGCCAAAATCGCCAGGCCAGTTTCGTATCGGTATCGCCTGGCAAGGAAATCCCGATCATCAAGCCGACCTGTATCGCAGCTGTCCACTGAGCGAATTTGAAGCAATTGCACGGATTGATGGCGTCCAGCTCGTTAGCCTGCAGAAGGGATTTGGTAGCCAGCAGCTTGACCAGTGGCGCGGACCTCCAATCATGCGACTGGATGATTCCACAGACACCAGCAGCGGTGCCTTCATGGATACCGCCGCCATTATGCAATCCCTTGACTTGGTCATCACCAGCGACACGGCCATTGCGCATTTGGGTGGGGCGTTAGGTGTACCGACCTGGATTGTACTCAGCTTCGTGCCCGACTGGCGCTGGCTGCTGCAACGCAGCGATTCGCCATGGTATCCTAGTGTACGCCTCTTCCGACAACCATCCGCTGGTGACTGGACGAACGTCTTCGCGGCTGTGGAGCGAGCGCTGGTTGACGTGTTAAAATCCGCGCGCTCACTCAAAGGAAATCCATGA
- a CDS encoding sigma-70 family RNA polymerase sigma factor, with amino-acid sequence MFDVMLDEFDEDTPRAGDDVLDTFQKLPIDDDDPVVEGLPDDDGLAAEGEVQLESDEELLAAAEEEAESWSDDPVRMYLTQMGEIPLLTRDEEIRLAKSIEVARRRFRTKLLECDYVMQFAYKILKRVHTGELPFDRTVQVSVTDHLEKDQILGRLPHNLKTLDVLIKRNARDYRVALSRSQPREIRDQAWAALARRRRKAVRLVEELGLRTQRLEARLLDLEKFSRRIDDLRREFTRLSGDRVSASQRSELIREFRELLMATQETPLSLRRRVEMVNTVFQDYQRAKKQLSEGNLRLVVSIAKKYRNRGLSFLDLIQEGNAGLMRAVDKFEYRRGFKFCTYATWWIRQAITRAVADQSRTIRIPVHMVETMSRVRNVSRQLLQELGREPTLEETARRAETTVEEARRVLAMSRYPISLDRPVGNSEDSQFGDLLPDGMAESPAIGAGQEMLRARIQHVLKSLSYREREIIKLRYGLGDGYSYTLEEVGHIFKVTRERIRQIEAKAVRKLQQPSRSQDLVGFLD; translated from the coding sequence TTGTTTGATGTAATGCTGGACGAATTCGATGAAGATACCCCGCGCGCTGGTGACGATGTCCTTGATACGTTTCAAAAGTTGCCCATCGACGATGACGATCCGGTAGTCGAAGGCTTGCCCGACGACGACGGCTTAGCTGCCGAAGGTGAAGTACAACTCGAAAGCGACGAAGAGCTGCTGGCGGCGGCCGAAGAAGAGGCCGAATCGTGGTCGGATGACCCCGTGCGGATGTATCTGACTCAAATGGGTGAAATTCCGCTGTTGACGCGCGACGAAGAAATTCGGCTCGCCAAGTCAATCGAAGTCGCTCGGCGACGATTCCGTACGAAGTTGCTTGAGTGCGACTACGTAATGCAATTTGCCTACAAGATATTGAAGCGCGTTCACACCGGTGAATTGCCTTTTGATCGCACCGTGCAGGTGTCGGTGACCGATCACCTGGAAAAAGATCAGATTCTGGGCAGGTTGCCTCATAATCTGAAGACTCTGGATGTGCTTATCAAGCGCAACGCTCGCGATTATCGCGTCGCGCTGAGCCGTTCTCAGCCGCGAGAGATTCGCGATCAGGCTTGGGCCGCTCTGGCGCGCCGGCGTCGCAAGGCCGTGCGGTTGGTCGAGGAGCTTGGCTTGCGAACACAGCGTCTGGAGGCCCGGCTTTTAGATCTGGAGAAATTCAGTCGCCGCATCGACGATCTGCGCAGAGAATTCACGCGACTTAGCGGCGATCGCGTCTCCGCTTCGCAACGCTCGGAATTGATCCGCGAATTCCGCGAACTGCTGATGGCGACTCAAGAAACCCCACTCAGCCTCCGTCGCCGCGTGGAAATGGTCAATACGGTATTTCAAGATTACCAACGAGCCAAAAAGCAACTTTCCGAAGGCAACTTACGTTTGGTTGTGTCCATCGCTAAGAAGTATCGCAATCGCGGATTAAGCTTTCTAGATTTGATCCAGGAAGGCAACGCGGGTCTGATGCGGGCGGTAGACAAGTTCGAATACCGACGCGGTTTCAAGTTCTGTACTTACGCTACCTGGTGGATTCGCCAGGCCATCACGCGAGCCGTGGCGGACCAAAGCCGAACCATTCGCATACCCGTGCACATGGTCGAAACAATGTCACGCGTTCGCAATGTATCGCGCCAACTGTTGCAGGAATTGGGACGAGAACCAACATTGGAAGAAACCGCCCGTCGAGCCGAGACGACCGTGGAAGAGGCGCGCCGCGTATTGGCGATGAGCCGCTACCCGATCAGCTTAGATCGACCGGTTGGCAATAGCGAAGATAGCCAGTTCGGTGATCTGCTGCCCGATGGTATGGCCGAAAGTCCAGCCATCGGTGCCGGTCAAGAAATGCTACGCGCCCGTATTCAACATGTACTCAAGTCGCTCAGCTATCGAGAACGCGAAATCATCAAGCTACGGTATGGCTTGGGAGATGGCTACAGCTACACGTTGGAAGAGGTTGGCCACATTTTTAAGGTGACCCGCGAACGCATTCGCCAAATTGAAGCCAAGGCCGTACGCAAGCTGCAACAGCCCAGTCGCAGCCAAGATCTAGTCGGCTTCTTGGATTAA
- a CDS encoding DinB family protein translates to MQSLYTLDPHSLTDPEILCIRDQAIAQLRWARDYTMELVSRLPHESWYVIPSGLSTHMAWQVGHLAVAEYGLMLFRQRGRAEGDVQLMPGWLRKQFGRGSQPAVSSADMPTPEQLLEHLGAIHRQAILEASQLTVTTLRQPCDIPYCVYPTKLGALMMAPIHEGIHAGQIGLVRRGHGLESLR, encoded by the coding sequence ATGCAATCGTTGTACACTCTCGATCCTCACAGCCTGACCGACCCTGAAATCCTGTGCATACGGGATCAGGCAATAGCGCAACTTCGGTGGGCCAGAGACTACACCATGGAGTTGGTGAGCAGGCTGCCGCATGAATCTTGGTATGTGATTCCTAGCGGACTCTCGACTCACATGGCGTGGCAAGTCGGACACTTGGCTGTCGCAGAATATGGATTGATGTTGTTTCGACAGCGAGGTCGTGCCGAAGGCGATGTGCAGTTAATGCCTGGCTGGCTGCGGAAGCAGTTTGGTCGTGGGTCGCAACCGGCCGTCTCCAGTGCCGATATGCCTACGCCCGAACAACTTCTGGAGCATCTGGGCGCGATCCATCGCCAAGCCATCCTTGAGGCATCGCAATTGACTGTAACGACGTTGCGCCAGCCATGCGACATTCCGTATTGTGTTTATCCAACAAAACTCGGTGCTCTGATGATGGCTCCAATCCACGAAGGCATCCACGCCGGTCAAATTGGCTTGGTCCGCCGAGGCCATGGTTTAGAATCTTTGCGTTAA
- a CDS encoding LapA family protein, with the protein MLRTIKWLIWGLLILLAVIVSFQNLTPIQVRFLLAQAELPQAVVLASALALGFVIGLLTSALWRVRAWRAKAAREKQHANSDTQT; encoded by the coding sequence ATGCTGCGCACGATCAAATGGTTGATTTGGGGACTGTTAATTCTTTTAGCAGTGATCGTCAGTTTTCAGAATTTGACCCCAATCCAAGTTCGATTCCTGCTGGCCCAAGCTGAGTTGCCTCAGGCAGTTGTGCTGGCTTCGGCACTGGCCTTAGGATTTGTCATTGGGTTGCTGACCAGCGCATTGTGGCGCGTAAGAGCCTGGCGAGCCAAAGCCGCGCGGGAGAAACAGCATGCCAACAGTGACACGCAAACCTAA
- a CDS encoding 3'-5' exoribonuclease, which yields MDFVAIDFETANRHADSACQLAAVVVRDSQIVAEHSWLIRPAGNYFSSFNISVHGIRPADVIDSPTMDQVWPEFWSLVADQTLVAHNARFDIGVLVASLAAYDIACPQLEYTCTRLLSQIVWPGRERYGLKPLGQWLGIEFKHHDALEDARCCASIILAIQDACGVPSGLAELEAGLRVSRGCYRHGRLVSPRRLDRSRKKQSQLRALQPSCDRAGFPQQRALGGVCVDSIRRACDEQPLAGKFIVMLGPLRGLNMQQSVQLVTDLGAQVQQQIDGSTHYVVACGAAISEAQRYLANALLRLATPSGQKHDSAAILPPDRIRVLSERQFRALVPGAAADRW from the coding sequence ATGGACTTTGTAGCAATCGACTTCGAGACAGCCAATCGACATGCGGACAGTGCATGTCAGTTGGCAGCGGTCGTCGTACGGGACTCTCAAATCGTTGCCGAGCATTCGTGGCTGATTCGTCCCGCTGGCAACTATTTCTCGTCTTTCAACATTTCCGTGCACGGTATTCGCCCTGCTGACGTGATCGACAGCCCAACTATGGACCAGGTGTGGCCCGAGTTTTGGTCATTGGTAGCTGACCAGACTTTGGTCGCCCACAACGCTCGGTTTGACATCGGCGTGCTAGTCGCCAGCTTGGCTGCTTACGATATTGCTTGCCCTCAGCTTGAATACACCTGTACTCGACTGCTATCACAGATAGTCTGGCCAGGTCGCGAACGCTATGGCCTCAAGCCCCTCGGCCAATGGTTAGGCATCGAGTTCAAGCATCACGACGCACTGGAGGATGCTCGTTGCTGCGCGTCCATTATTCTGGCGATCCAAGACGCCTGCGGCGTTCCGAGTGGTCTGGCAGAACTGGAAGCAGGCTTGCGAGTCTCCCGCGGATGCTACCGGCACGGTCGCTTGGTCTCGCCACGCCGCTTGGATCGCAGCCGAAAAAAACAAAGCCAACTGCGGGCGTTGCAACCCAGTTGTGATCGTGCGGGTTTCCCTCAGCAACGTGCACTGGGCGGGGTGTGTGTAGATTCAATTCGACGCGCCTGCGACGAGCAACCGTTAGCGGGCAAGTTCATCGTCATGTTAGGGCCGCTGCGCGGACTAAATATGCAACAATCGGTTCAGTTAGTTACCGACCTGGGTGCCCAGGTTCAGCAGCAAATTGACGGCTCTACACATTATGTTGTGGCTTGTGGTGCCGCCATCTCGGAGGCTCAGCGCTACCTGGCAAATGCCTTACTCAGACTGGCGACACCTTCCGGCCAAAAGCACGATTCAGCGGCGATATTGCCTCCCGATCGAATTCGAGTATTGAGCGAGCGTCAGTTTCGGGCTCTTGTGCCCGGAGCAGCAGCAGATAGATGGTAG